A window from Ardenticatenales bacterium encodes these proteins:
- a CDS encoding exo-alpha-sialidase, with product MNNKKKWHLAGLIMPAFLLLITGITSAAVGTWKAPLLVAATDEDANWPEMAIDAGGTLHVAWHEAPFLGDGDIYYVSRAPGGPWSAPTNISHRPTTPSEYVDIAVDGSGVVHVVWDDGSYDGQEIYYAAKSGNVWSQPVNVSNTSHSSFFPSVAVSDGGDVYVLWEEYAGTGAVYNIYFAEKPAGGNWLPPVNVSNSTSDANDPQLIVDGDNLYLMYWDDKPNPGSDYDVYYTERLAGSANWSVPVNVSNSSNWSTDARMVLDANGILHAVWDEGPGFGAGDIVYARKPAGGNWSSFENVSNSSGDANDPTLLVGDDGVVHVAYYDWTPGQADIFYTSRDAGNNWSPPQNISQTPNTAQDFTATLLWADGALHLLWDSVAIFGNSGVTIYEVVLGPGGWSSPAALTPVRYGSVERAQSVVDGTGAIQVVYAGKPTGGVFDIYHLRNDGPPPTAPINVLFAPNGGGGQVGAPQNLFTATYDANGGGNVRRAFFWLNTQPTPANGLGLLYDAGQNQLILLNEAGTGVAGICQPGDTATLSHSYAQVDCAHSQVSAYGENVLLIQWRVTFTSCPPGGCGTYQAWLRAQDFDNLSSGLNARGVWTLQP from the coding sequence ATGAATAACAAGAAAAAATGGCATCTCGCGGGTCTGATAATGCCGGCATTTTTGCTGCTCATCACAGGCATAACGTCCGCCGCCGTCGGCACCTGGAAAGCTCCCCTGCTGGTGGCGGCCACGGATGAAGACGCCAACTGGCCCGAAATGGCTATCGACGCCGGCGGAACATTGCACGTAGCCTGGCACGAAGCCCCCTTCCTGGGAGATGGCGACATCTACTACGTCAGCCGCGCCCCCGGTGGCCCATGGAGCGCGCCCACCAACATCTCCCATCGTCCGACGACGCCGTCCGAGTACGTGGACATCGCCGTGGATGGAAGCGGCGTGGTGCATGTGGTATGGGATGATGGCAGTTATGATGGGCAGGAGATTTACTACGCGGCCAAATCGGGCAATGTCTGGTCGCAGCCGGTGAATGTTTCCAACACGTCGCACAGCAGCTTTTTCCCCAGCGTGGCCGTGAGTGATGGGGGCGATGTGTACGTGTTGTGGGAGGAATATGCCGGCACAGGAGCCGTCTACAACATCTACTTCGCGGAAAAACCGGCCGGGGGGAACTGGCTGCCACCGGTCAACGTATCCAACTCCACCAGCGACGCCAACGACCCCCAACTCATCGTAGACGGCGACAACCTCTATCTGATGTATTGGGACGACAAACCCAATCCCGGTTCCGATTATGACGTTTACTACACCGAGCGGCTGGCCGGCAGCGCCAACTGGAGCGTGCCCGTCAACGTGAGCAACAGCAGCAACTGGTCCACCGACGCGCGCATGGTCTTGGACGCCAACGGAATACTGCACGCCGTCTGGGATGAAGGGCCGGGCTTCGGCGCGGGCGACATCGTGTATGCGCGCAAGCCGGCGGGAGGCAATTGGAGCAGCTTCGAGAACGTCTCCAACAGTTCTGGTGATGCCAACGATCCGACGCTGCTGGTTGGCGACGATGGTGTGGTGCATGTGGCCTATTACGACTGGACGCCGGGGCAGGCGGACATTTTCTACACCAGCCGCGATGCCGGCAACAACTGGTCCCCGCCGCAAAACATCAGCCAGACGCCCAACACGGCCCAGGACTTCACCGCGACGTTGCTGTGGGCGGATGGGGCGCTGCATTTGCTCTGGGATAGCGTGGCTATTTTCGGCAACAGCGGGGTGACGATCTACGAGGTTGTGCTGGGGCCTGGGGGTTGGAGCAGCCCTGCCGCGCTCACGCCGGTGCGGTATGGGTCGGTGGAACGGGCGCAGTCTGTTGTGGATGGAACAGGCGCGATTCAGGTGGTTTATGCCGGCAAACCAACCGGTGGCGTGTTTGACATTTATCACCTGCGCAACGATGGCCCGCCCCCGACCGCTCCCATCAATGTCTTGTTTGCGCCCAATGGCGGTGGCGGGCAGGTGGGCGCGCCGCAAAACCTGTTCACCGCCACCTATGACGCCAATGGCGGCGGCAACGTGCGCCGCGCCTTCTTCTGGCTGAATACGCAACCCACGCCGGCCAACGGGCTTGGTCTGCTCTACGACGCCGGCCAGAACCAATTGATCTTGCTTAATGAGGCCGGTACAGGCGTTGCCGGCATTTGTCAACCAGGAGATACCGCTACCCTATCACATAGCTATGCCCAGGTAGACTGCGCCCACAGCCAGGTCAGCGCCTATGGCGAAAACGTGCTGCTTATCCAGTGGCGCGTCACCTTCACCAGTTGCCCGCCCGGCGGCTGCGGAACCTACCAGGCATGGCTGCGGGCACAAGATTTCGACAACTTGAGTAGCGGTCTCAATGCTCGTGGCGTCTGGACGCTACAACCGTAA
- a CDS encoding GrpB family protein, protein MMIIIHDYNPLWPQEFATLRQSLRLVLGSLAERIDHIGSTSVPGLGAKDVIDIQVTVRALSPEIVERMTAAGYRQSRHTRDHVPAGEDEDPRLWTKMLFTEPEGERRANVHVRIAGNPNQQYPLLFRDYLRAHPRAARSIERIKREIARRHADDVETYYDIKDPVYDLIWEAAQEWAIYTNWQPAHTTQPPIS, encoded by the coding sequence ATCATGATCATCATTCACGACTACAACCCGCTCTGGCCGCAAGAATTCGCCACGCTGCGCCAATCCTTGCGCCTCGTCCTCGGTTCGCTGGCCGAGCGCATTGACCACATCGGCTCCACGTCCGTCCCCGGATTGGGCGCGAAAGACGTGATCGACATCCAGGTGACGGTGCGCGCCTTGTCGCCGGAAATTGTGGAGCGTATGACGGCGGCGGGGTATCGTCAAAGCCGGCATACGCGAGACCATGTGCCGGCAGGCGAGGACGAAGACCCGCGACTGTGGACGAAGATGCTGTTTACGGAACCGGAGGGGGAACGGCGGGCCAATGTGCATGTGCGTATTGCCGGCAATCCCAACCAACAGTACCCCCTCCTCTTTCGTGACTACCTGCGCGCCCACCCCCGCGCCGCCCGCTCCATCGAACGCATCAAGCGGGAGATCGCCCGGCGGCACGCCGACGACGTAGAGACGTACTACGACATCAAAGACCCCGTCTACGACCTCATCTGGGAGGCCGCGCAAGAGTGGGCCATCTACACCAACTGGCAGCCAGCCCACACCACCCAACCACCCATCTCCTGA
- the pdxS gene encoding pyridoxal 5'-phosphate synthase lyase subunit PdxS, with protein MDTGHSENGQRELGSVNVKRGLAQMLKGGVIMDVVTPEQAVIAEQAGACAVMALERVPADIRVQGGVARMSDPGLIREIMAAVTIPVMAKCRIGHFVEAQILQAIGVDYVDESEVLTPADEAHHVNKHAFKIPFVCGCRNLGEALRRIGEGAAMIRTKGEAGTGDVVEAVRHARAVLGAIRRLQLMPDEELMSYAKEIGAPYELVRETKSLGRLPVVNFAAGGIATPADAALMMQLGVDGVFVGSGIFKSGDPARRAKAIVEATTHYNNPEILAQVSENLGEPMVGISVSSLPEAEQLATRGW; from the coding sequence ATGGACACCGGGCACAGTGAAAATGGACAGCGCGAACTAGGCAGCGTCAACGTCAAACGCGGGTTGGCGCAGATGTTGAAGGGAGGCGTGATCATGGATGTGGTGACGCCGGAGCAGGCCGTCATCGCGGAACAGGCGGGGGCGTGCGCGGTGATGGCGTTGGAGCGCGTGCCGGCGGATATTCGTGTGCAGGGCGGCGTGGCGCGTATGTCCGATCCCGGTCTGATTCGGGAGATCATGGCCGCCGTCACCATTCCCGTGATGGCAAAATGCCGCATCGGGCACTTCGTCGAGGCGCAGATTTTGCAGGCTATCGGCGTTGATTACGTGGACGAGAGCGAAGTTCTCACTCCCGCCGATGAAGCCCACCACGTCAACAAGCACGCCTTCAAGATTCCCTTTGTTTGCGGCTGCCGCAACCTGGGCGAGGCGCTGCGGCGCATTGGCGAAGGCGCGGCCATGATCCGCACCAAAGGGGAGGCCGGCACGGGGGACGTGGTGGAAGCGGTGCGTCACGCGCGCGCCGTCTTGGGCGCAATCCGCCGCCTGCAATTGATGCCGGACGAAGAGCTGATGTCCTATGCCAAAGAGATCGGCGCGCCGTATGAACTGGTGCGCGAAACCAAGTCGCTGGGGCGTCTGCCGGTGGTCAACTTCGCCGCCGGCGGCATTGCCACGCCCGCCGACGCGGCTCTGATGATGCAGTTGGGCGTTGATGGCGTTTTCGTCGGCTCCGGCATCTTCAAGAGCGGCGATCCGGCGCGGCGGGCGAAGGCCATTGTGGAAGCGACCACCCACTACAACAACCCGGAGATTCTGGCTCAGGTGAGCGAGAATCTGGGCGAGCCGATGGTGGGCATCAGCGTCAGCAGCTTGCCAGAGGCGGAGCAGTTGGCGACGCGCGGCTGGTGA
- the xylB gene encoding xylulokinase, with translation MDYFIGIDSSTTATKALLMAADGQVVGVAASSYDYETPHPLWSEQQPERWWAATVESIRQLLAETGVDAAAIRGVGLTGQMHGLVLLDAQDRVLRPAILWNDQRTEAECDEMRARIGRQRLIQITGNDALTGFTAPKILWVKNHEPEVFARVARILLPKDYVRFRLTGEFATDKAGAAGTQLFDLRRRDWSGEVLAALGIDEKWLPPTFEGTAITGAVTAAAAAATGLPAGISVVGGGGDQAANAVGTGAVVDGVVALSLGTSGVVFASSDIPVVEPEGRLHAFCHAVPGKWHMMGVMLSAAGSLRWYRDTVAPEVAFADLVESAAAIPPGGDGLLFLPYLTGERTPYPNPLARAAFVGLTVRHTRAHMTRAVLEGVAYGLRDSFELMKNAGISPINQVRTSGGGAQSPLWRQILADVFQVELLTVNTVEGAAYGAALLAATGLGAFGTVAEACDAGIQITGITSPGPNSPAYQTHYPLYRALYPALKPTFDHLAA, from the coding sequence ATGGATTACTTCATCGGCATTGATAGCTCAACCACGGCCACCAAAGCCCTGCTCATGGCCGCGGATGGCCAGGTCGTGGGCGTGGCCGCGTCGTCCTATGATTACGAGACGCCGCACCCGTTGTGGAGCGAGCAACAGCCGGAACGCTGGTGGGCGGCCACGGTGGAAAGCATTCGGCAGCTCCTGGCGGAGACCGGGGTAGACGCGGCGGCCATTCGTGGCGTGGGTCTCACGGGGCAGATGCACGGGCTGGTGCTGCTGGATGCCCAGGACCGGGTGCTGCGCCCGGCGATCTTGTGGAACGACCAGCGCACCGAAGCGGAATGCGACGAGATGCGAGCCAGGATAGGGCGACAGCGCCTTATCCAGATTACGGGCAACGATGCCCTCACCGGTTTTACCGCGCCCAAGATTTTGTGGGTGAAGAACCACGAGCCGGAGGTGTTTGCCCGCGTCGCGCGCATCCTGCTGCCGAAGGATTACGTGCGCTTCCGCCTCACGGGCGAATTTGCCACGGATAAGGCGGGGGCTGCCGGCACGCAGTTGTTCGATTTGCGTCGGCGTGACTGGTCGGGGGAGGTGCTGGCGGCGTTGGGCATTGACGAAAAATGGTTGCCGCCCACCTTCGAGGGCACGGCGATCACGGGGGCCGTCACCGCCGCCGCCGCCGCCGCCACGGGGTTGCCTGCCGGCATTTCCGTTGTGGGCGGCGGGGGAGATCAGGCGGCGAACGCCGTGGGCACGGGCGCGGTCGTGGATGGCGTGGTCGCCCTCAGCCTGGGCACATCCGGCGTGGTGTTTGCCAGCAGCGACATCCCCGTGGTGGAGCCGGAGGGCCGCCTGCACGCCTTTTGCCACGCGGTTCCGGGCAAGTGGCACATGATGGGCGTGATGCTGTCGGCGGCGGGCAGCCTGCGCTGGTATCGGGACACCGTGGCGCCGGAGGTGGCCTTCGCCGATCTGGTCGAATCCGCCGCCGCCATTCCGCCCGGCGGCGACGGCTTGCTTTTCCTCCCTTACCTCACCGGCGAGCGCACGCCCTATCCCAACCCGTTGGCCCGCGCCGCGTTTGTGGGTCTGACGGTGCGCCACACGCGCGCGCACATGACGCGCGCCGTGTTGGAGGGGGTGGCGTATGGGCTGCGGGATAGTTTTGAGTTAATGAAGAATGCCGGCATCTCCCCCATCAACCAGGTACGCACCTCCGGCGGCGGCGCGCAAAGCCCGTTGTGGCGACAAATCCTGGCGGATGTGTTCCAGGTCGAGTTGCTCACGGTGAACACGGTGGAGGGCGCGGCTTATGGGGCGGCGCTGCTGGCGGCCACCGGCCTGGGTGCGTTTGGGACGGTGGCGGAGGCGTGTGATGCCGGCATCCAGATCACCGGCATCACCTCCCCCGGACCCAACAGCCCCGCCTACCAGACGCACTACCCACTCTACCGCGCCCTCTATCCGGCGCTAAAACCAACCTTTGATCATCTGGCCGCCTGA
- a CDS encoding class I SAM-dependent methyltransferase, which yields MRQIDAGLTTTEARAYYDSFGAKQDTQGFYEDPALDDLIAHADFGGARRVFEFGCGTGKLAARLLAEALPASASYLGCDVSETMVDLARRRLADFAARAVVQQTDGAVRFPLADETVDRVVSSYVLDILPASAIHAAFSEAHRVLQPGGKLCLVSLTHGVTIPSRLVSTLWTAVFRLRPARVGGCRPIHLAAYADPAHWRIAHRRVVTPYGIPSEVLVLDRGEASQRPQAHQAG from the coding sequence ATGCGCCAAATAGATGCAGGATTGACGACAACCGAGGCGCGCGCCTACTATGATAGCTTTGGCGCGAAGCAGGATACGCAGGGCTTCTATGAGGACCCGGCGCTGGACGATCTGATCGCGCACGCCGATTTTGGCGGGGCGCGGCGCGTCTTCGAGTTTGGCTGCGGCACGGGGAAATTGGCGGCGCGTTTGTTGGCGGAGGCGTTGCCGGCATCGGCGAGCTACCTCGGCTGCGATGTCAGTGAGACCATGGTGGACCTGGCGAGGCGGCGGCTGGCCGATTTCGCTGCGCGGGCGGTGGTGCAGCAAACGGATGGCGCGGTGCGCTTCCCCCTGGCGGACGAGACGGTGGATCGGGTTGTCTCCAGTTATGTGTTGGATATTTTGCCGGCATCCGCCATCCACGCCGCCTTTTCCGAAGCGCACCGCGTCTTGCAGCCCGGCGGCAAACTCTGCCTCGTCAGCCTCACCCACGGCGTCACCATCCCCTCCCGGCTGGTATCCACCCTGTGGACCGCCGTCTTCCGCCTGCGCCCCGCCCGCGTCGGCGGCTGCCGTCCCATCCACCTGGCCGCCTACGCCGACCCCGCCCACTGGCGCATTGCCCATCGCCGCGTCGTCACCCCCTACGGCATCCCTTCCGAAGTCCTCGTCCTGGACCGCGGCGAAGCGTCCCAACGCCCCCAAGCGCATCAAGCCGGGTAG
- the acs gene encoding acetate--CoA ligase, whose protein sequence is MSDKQMTGDVYYPAPEVVRAAHVPDYDAVNDAATTDLPGFWGKIAADNYEWFSPWTTVLDDSNAPFYKWFVGAKVNIVHNALDRHMHTSVRNKAALIFEGEPGDTRTFSYHQLNIEVCKFASVLRSMGVQKGDRVTIYMGRIPELMIAMLACAKIGAMHSVVYGGFSTEALLGRIEDSGSKLLITCDGAWLRGKIIELKKIANEAADRAGTLQSVICVKRTGQEVDMVAGRDYWYHDLMALPVVDPKSPTEVMDAEDPLFILYTSGTTGKPKAILHTHGGYMVGTSTTLKWVFDIKPEDVWWCAADPGWITGHSYIVYAPLILGATSFMYEGAPTHPYPDRWWSMVAKYGITLLYTAPTAIRGLMRFGESWPNRHDLSSLRLLGSVGEPINPEAWKWYYRVIGKEKCPIMDTWWQTETGNFMITPLPSVPLKPGSATRGFPGVQVDVVDEEGDSVPANEEGYLVIKTPWPAMLRTIFGDPDRYVAQYWSRFADQGWYLPGDSAKRDEDGYIWVIGRIDDVIKVSGYRLGTAEIESALVSHPSVAEAAVIGVPDELRGNIIKAFCILRQGFEGSEKLSMELRDHVAHEMGPIARPTTVDFVDSLPKTRSGKIMRRVLKAQVLGHEMGDLSTLAD, encoded by the coding sequence ATGAGTGACAAACAAATGACTGGTGACGTCTATTATCCCGCGCCGGAAGTCGTGCGCGCGGCGCATGTGCCCGACTACGACGCCGTCAATGACGCGGCAACCACCGACCTGCCGGGATTCTGGGGCAAAATCGCCGCCGACAACTACGAATGGTTCAGCCCCTGGACAACCGTGCTGGACGATAGCAATGCGCCGTTTTACAAGTGGTTTGTGGGCGCCAAAGTCAACATTGTCCATAACGCCCTCGACCGCCACATGCACACTTCCGTGCGCAACAAGGCCGCTCTCATTTTTGAAGGCGAGCCGGGCGACACCCGCACCTTCAGCTATCATCAATTGAATATCGAAGTGTGCAAATTCGCCAGCGTTCTCCGCTCCATGGGCGTGCAAAAAGGGGATCGTGTCACCATCTATATGGGGCGTATCCCGGAATTGATGATCGCCATGCTGGCCTGCGCCAAGATCGGGGCCATGCATTCCGTCGTCTACGGCGGCTTTTCCACGGAAGCCCTGTTGGGACGCATTGAAGACAGCGGTTCCAAGCTGTTGATTACGTGCGATGGGGCCTGGCTGCGCGGCAAGATCATTGAGTTGAAGAAAATAGCCAACGAAGCGGCGGATCGTGCCGGCACGCTCCAATCCGTCATTTGCGTCAAACGCACCGGGCAAGAAGTAGACATGGTGGCCGGGCGCGACTACTGGTATCACGACCTGATGGCCTTGCCCGTCGTCGATCCCAAATCCCCCACCGAAGTGATGGACGCCGAAGACCCGCTCTTCATTTTGTACACGTCAGGCACAACGGGCAAGCCGAAGGCGATCCTGCACACCCACGGCGGCTATATGGTGGGAACCAGCACCACGCTCAAATGGGTGTTCGACATCAAGCCGGAAGATGTGTGGTGGTGCGCCGCCGATCCCGGTTGGATCACGGGACACAGCTATATCGTCTATGCGCCCCTCATCCTGGGGGCGACCAGTTTCATGTACGAGGGCGCGCCAACGCACCCGTACCCTGACCGCTGGTGGTCGATGGTGGCGAAATATGGGATCACCCTTCTCTACACGGCTCCGACCGCCATTCGCGGCCTGATGCGCTTTGGCGAAAGCTGGCCCAATCGGCACGATCTCTCCAGTTTGCGGCTATTGGGTTCCGTGGGCGAGCCGATCAACCCGGAGGCGTGGAAGTGGTATTATCGGGTCATTGGCAAGGAAAAATGCCCTATCATGGACACGTGGTGGCAGACAGAGACGGGGAACTTCATGATTACGCCGCTGCCCAGCGTGCCGTTGAAGCCGGGTTCGGCTACGCGCGGTTTCCCCGGCGTGCAGGTGGATGTGGTGGATGAGGAGGGGGATTCCGTGCCGGCAAATGAAGAAGGCTACCTCGTGATCAAAACACCGTGGCCGGCCATGCTGCGCACCATCTTCGGCGATCCCGACCGCTACGTAGCCCAATACTGGAGCCGCTTCGCCGACCAGGGCTGGTATCTCCCCGGGGACAGCGCCAAGCGCGACGAAGACGGCTACATCTGGGTCATTGGCCGTATTGACGACGTGATCAAAGTTTCCGGCTACCGCCTGGGCACGGCGGAAATCGAAAGCGCCCTCGTCAGCCACCCATCCGTGGCCGAAGCCGCCGTCATCGGCGTCCCCGACGAGCTGCGCGGCAACATCATCAAGGCATTCTGCATTTTGCGGCAGGGATTTGAAGGCAGCGAAAAGCTCTCCATGGAACTGCGCGACCACGTAGCGCACGAAATGGGGCCAATTGCCAGGCCCACCACCGTGGATTTCGTAGACAGCCTGCCCAAGACGCGCTCCGGCAAAATCATGCGCCGCGTCCTCAAGGCGCAAGTGCTGGGGCACGAGATGGGCGACCTCTCCACGCTGGCGGATTAA
- a CDS encoding glycoside hydrolase family 13 protein, whose product MPINEVNYFGLPSSLYPFDIRYDQADRAFCDPRPDGRWRVRLQTEPGFAEVVLVYNDGVARSAPMRLWGQTRRFQFWEVVVQPARARVLYSFALKRADGMIINLGRHGVSNAVESPYVLNMTAMLPMEMPAWMSGAIIYQIFPERFANGDPGSDPPGTVAWDTPPRSHQFHGGDLPGITAHLDHLHALGVDVVYLTPIMPSPSNHKYDTADYYHVDAAFGGDEALRELVAGLHRRGMKIVLDASFNHCHPQFFAFQDLLRRGADSPYRDWFTVREFPIKVRARPHKAPAHWQRSEAEMRAWLARFSQSSGVPVEMVEDDGPVVEANYEAWFGVLTMPKINQSNPETRAYFLDVAAYWLREFDIDGWRMDVAQHVVDDFWRDFRRVVKQVKPDAYLLAEVWGDTSHWLQGDMFDATMNYTFRGLCLDYFAQGGLTTADFVDGVQQMLTMYPWPVTLVNQNLLSSHDTPRFLHLAGEDARRWRLATLFQMTLPGAPGIYYGDEIGMTGGHDPDCRRAFPWEARAQWDEETLAWTRSLIALRKRVAALRTGSWSLVWAGAEAFAFVREQDEERLLVVIVRAEGLAQVVLPLTGAPPLLLWGEGEVMADEGGVRVRGMPAWSGLIAQL is encoded by the coding sequence ATGCCGATCAACGAAGTCAACTACTTTGGCCTTCCCAGTTCTCTTTACCCTTTCGATATTCGTTATGACCAGGCGGACCGCGCCTTTTGCGATCCGCGGCCCGATGGGCGCTGGCGCGTGCGGTTGCAAACCGAGCCTGGCTTCGCCGAAGTGGTGCTGGTCTACAATGATGGCGTAGCGCGGTCCGCGCCCATGCGCCTCTGGGGGCAGACCCGCCGCTTTCAGTTTTGGGAAGTGGTGGTGCAGCCCGCGCGCGCCCGCGTGCTCTACTCATTTGCCTTGAAGCGGGCGGATGGCATGATCATTAATTTGGGGCGACATGGCGTCAGCAATGCGGTGGAGTCTCCTTATGTGCTGAATATGACGGCGATGTTGCCGATGGAAATGCCGGCATGGATGTCCGGCGCCATCATCTACCAAATCTTCCCGGAACGCTTCGCCAACGGTGACCCCGGCAGCGACCCACCCGGAACAGTCGCCTGGGACACTCCGCCGCGCAGCCACCAATTTCACGGCGGCGACCTGCCCGGAATTACGGCCCACCTCGACCACCTGCACGCCCTCGGCGTAGACGTTGTGTATCTGACGCCCATTATGCCCTCGCCCAGCAACCACAAATACGACACCGCCGACTATTACCACGTAGACGCGGCCTTTGGCGGCGACGAGGCGCTGCGCGAACTGGTGGCGGGGCTGCACCGGCGGGGAATGAAGATTGTGCTGGACGCCTCCTTTAACCATTGCCATCCCCAGTTTTTTGCTTTCCAGGATTTGCTGCGACGGGGCGCGGATTCGCCGTATCGTGACTGGTTTACGGTGCGGGAATTCCCCATTAAGGTGCGGGCGCGGCCACACAAGGCGCCCGCTCACTGGCAGCGCAGCGAGGCGGAAATGCGGGCGTGGCTGGCGCGCTTCTCCCAGAGCAGCGGCGTCCCCGTGGAGATGGTAGAGGATGATGGTCCGGTGGTGGAGGCAAACTACGAAGCGTGGTTTGGCGTCCTCACCATGCCCAAAATCAACCAATCCAACCCGGAGACGCGGGCTTATTTCCTGGATGTGGCCGCCTACTGGCTGCGCGAGTTTGACATTGACGGCTGGCGCATGGACGTGGCGCAGCATGTGGTGGATGATTTCTGGCGCGATTTTCGGCGCGTGGTAAAGCAGGTGAAGCCAGACGCCTATCTGCTGGCGGAGGTCTGGGGAGATACGTCCCATTGGCTGCAAGGGGACATGTTTGACGCCACCATGAACTACACGTTCCGCGGCCTGTGCCTTGATTATTTCGCGCAGGGCGGCCTGACGACGGCGGATTTCGTGGACGGCGTGCAACAAATGTTGACGATGTACCCCTGGCCGGTGACGCTGGTGAACCAGAACTTGCTCTCCAGCCACGATACGCCCCGTTTTTTGCATCTGGCGGGGGAGGATGCGCGCCGCTGGCGGCTGGCGACGTTGTTCCAGATGACGCTGCCGGGCGCACCCGGCATCTACTATGGAGATGAAATTGGCATGACGGGGGGGCATGACCCGGACTGTCGCCGCGCCTTTCCCTGGGAGGCGCGGGCGCAATGGGACGAGGAGACGCTGGCCTGGACCCGTTCGCTCATTGCTTTGCGGAAACGAGTCGCGGCGCTGCGGACGGGATCGTGGTCGCTGGTGTGGGCGGGGGCGGAGGCGTTTGCGTTTGTGCGTGAGCAGGATGAGGAGCGTCTGTTGGTGGTAATCGTGCGGGCGGAAGGGTTGGCGCAGGTTGTGTTGCCCCTGACGGGCGCGCCGCCGCTGTTGCTGTGGGGCGAAGGAGAAGTGATGGCGGATGAGGGGGGTGTGCGGGTGAGGGGAATGCCGGCATGGTCCGGCCTCATCGCGCAACTGTAA
- the pdxT gene encoding pyridoxal 5'-phosphate synthase glutaminase subunit PdxT: MMRIGVLALQGAFREHVRMLRKLGAAAVEVRLPADLADLDGLIIPGGESTTIGKLAQAFGLMEPLRRFAREKPVWGTCAGMIFMARDIGRDQPLLGVMDIVVERNAFGRQVDSFEVDLEVPALPSLPSANGSAPAPYHAVFIRAPRLVAAENGVTILARLADGTAVAAQEGHWLVTSFHPELTDDPRFHQYFLRMVAMAQTAPG; the protein is encoded by the coding sequence GTGATGCGAATTGGTGTTTTGGCCTTGCAAGGGGCTTTTCGTGAACATGTGCGGATGCTGCGGAAGCTGGGCGCGGCGGCGGTGGAGGTGCGGCTGCCGGCAGACCTGGCGGACCTGGATGGGTTGATCATTCCGGGTGGCGAAAGCACGACGATTGGCAAACTGGCGCAGGCGTTTGGCTTGATGGAGCCGCTGCGCCGGTTTGCCCGCGAGAAGCCTGTTTGGGGGACGTGTGCCGGCATGATCTTCATGGCCCGCGATATTGGACGGGACCAGCCGCTGCTGGGTGTGATGGACATCGTGGTGGAGCGAAATGCGTTCGGGCGGCAGGTAGATAGCTTTGAAGTGGATTTGGAAGTGCCGGCATTGCCCTCTCTCCCCTCCGCCAACGGCAGCGCCCCCGCGCCCTATCACGCCGTTTTCATCCGCGCGCCCCGCCTCGTGGCCGCCGAAAATGGCGTCACCATCCTCGCGCGCCTGGCGGACGGAACCGCCGTGGCCGCGCAGGAGGGTCACTGGCTGGTCACGTCGTTCCACCCGGAACTCACCGACGACCCTCGCTTTCATCAATACTTCCTGCGCATGGTGGCAATGGCGCAAACGGCGCCCGGTTGA
- a CDS encoding dihydrofolate reductase codes for MKASVYIATSLDGFIARENGALDWLPGSDGAAGAGDEQEDYGYQAFMDSVDVIVIGRKTYEIVLTFGPWAYGRQRVVVMSRTLTKLAEGLPETVSLHAGSALELWTELEAAGARHLYVDGGKTIQGFLAGGLIDELIITRVPVLIGTGIPLFGPLNADIRWQHVETIAYKSGLVQSRYRRDE; via the coding sequence ATGAAAGCATCCGTCTACATTGCCACCTCGCTTGATGGATTCATTGCCCGCGAGAACGGGGCGCTGGACTGGCTGCCCGGCAGCGATGGCGCGGCGGGGGCGGGCGACGAGCAGGAAGATTACGGCTACCAGGCGTTCATGGACTCCGTGGACGTGATCGTGATTGGGCGCAAAACGTATGAAATCGTGCTGACATTTGGGCCGTGGGCTTATGGCCGCCAGCGCGTGGTGGTGATGAGCCGCACGCTAACGAAGCTGGCGGAAGGATTGCCGGAGACGGTTTCGCTACACGCCGGTTCCGCGTTGGAACTATGGACGGAACTGGAAGCCGCGGGCGCGCGCCATCTCTATGTGGATGGGGGCAAAACGATACAAGGCTTCCTGGCAGGGGGACTGATTGACGAGCTAATCATCACCCGCGTGCCCGTGCTGATTGGCACGGGCATCCCTCTCTTCGGCCCCTTGAATGCGGACATCCGCTGGCAACACGTGGAAACCATCGCTTACAAAAGCGGATTGGTGCAAAGCCGGTATAGGAGGGACGAGTAG